One Micromonospora sp. WMMD812 genomic window carries:
- a CDS encoding sensor histidine kinase produces the protein MLAGIWAEPRPARPPVRVWRDWALSSALVAISLVEVLLRDDRAWAPLLVGVSVVVAACLLWRRTRPLAAVTVAFGAVLAFDIARIAVIDATGLLGIAGLLVLPYALLRWGAGREAALGLGIILIWLPVTLIADPTSPAEKVAGYGFFLFSAALGAAVRYRTRSHDRDIEQVRLHQRNELARELHDTVGHRVLAIAVQAQAGRALSAADPKRALATLVTIEEEASRTLKEMRALVGVLRDGTDADLAPRRGVVDVERLARPGGEVLGVRVQVSGDVEAVEPAVSTALYLIAAEAVTNATRHASGATHVTVDVTASRSQVHLRVRDDGEASTTSSPHAGYGLRGMAERVSLLGGTLRAGPDPDGGWSVVASLPRTARAS, from the coding sequence ATGCTTGCTGGGATCTGGGCTGAGCCTCGCCCCGCGCGCCCGCCGGTGCGGGTCTGGCGGGACTGGGCGCTGTCCTCGGCTCTTGTCGCGATCTCGCTCGTCGAGGTACTGCTGCGCGACGACAGGGCGTGGGCGCCGCTGCTGGTCGGTGTCAGCGTCGTGGTCGCGGCGTGCCTGCTGTGGCGACGCACGCGGCCGCTGGCCGCAGTCACCGTTGCCTTCGGAGCCGTTCTCGCGTTCGACATCGCGAGGATCGCGGTCATTGATGCCACCGGTCTGCTGGGCATCGCAGGGCTGCTTGTGTTGCCCTACGCCCTGCTGCGCTGGGGAGCAGGTCGCGAGGCTGCCCTCGGACTCGGCATCATCCTCATCTGGCTACCCGTCACCCTCATCGCGGACCCGACCTCACCCGCGGAGAAGGTCGCCGGCTACGGCTTCTTCCTGTTCTCGGCCGCGCTCGGCGCGGCAGTGCGCTACCGCACCAGAAGCCACGACCGCGACATCGAGCAGGTGCGGCTTCACCAGCGCAACGAACTCGCCCGCGAGCTGCACGACACGGTCGGCCACCGCGTCTTGGCCATCGCCGTCCAGGCACAGGCAGGTCGCGCGCTGTCCGCCGCAGATCCGAAGCGCGCGCTGGCCACCCTGGTCACCATTGAGGAAGAGGCGTCCCGGACGCTCAAGGAGATGCGAGCCCTCGTAGGCGTGCTGCGCGACGGAACGGACGCCGATCTCGCCCCCCGGCGAGGGGTGGTGGACGTCGAACGACTCGCTCGTCCCGGCGGCGAGGTGCTGGGCGTCCGCGTGCAGGTCTCCGGTGACGTCGAGGCCGTTGAGCCAGCAGTCAGCACCGCCCTCTACCTGATCGCCGCCGAGGCGGTCACCAACGCGACCCGCCACGCCTCCGGCGCCACCCACGTCACCGTCGACGTCACCGCATCCCGCAGCCAGGTGCACCTGCGAGTGCGCGATGACGGCGAGGCGAGTACGACCAGCTCCCCGCACGCCGGCTACGGGCTGCGCGGCATGGCCGAGCGGGTGAGCCTGCTCGGCGGCACCCTCCGGGCGGGACCTGACCCGGACGGCGGCTGGAGCGTCGTCGCCTCGCTGCCTCGGACAGCGCGCGCGTCATGA
- a CDS encoding DUF6326 family protein — MTRTDRPAGALQEAHIPVQAKLAAAWASFMFLYIYVDYLALYKPGFIDDILVGVVHEFDTGPTFVALALTLMAIPILMILLSTTLPARVNRATNLVVATLYIPVSVYNAEGESWTYFYFYGLSIGLELLLLAFILRAAWTWPRTIRATAGRDPAQARV, encoded by the coding sequence ATGACCAGAACCGACAGGCCAGCCGGTGCGCTCCAGGAAGCGCACATCCCGGTCCAGGCGAAGCTCGCCGCGGCCTGGGCCAGCTTCATGTTCCTCTACATCTACGTCGACTACCTCGCCCTGTACAAGCCCGGCTTCATCGACGACATCCTGGTCGGCGTCGTTCATGAGTTCGACACCGGCCCAACCTTTGTCGCCCTTGCGCTCACGCTCATGGCCATCCCGATCCTCATGATCCTGCTCTCCACGACACTCCCCGCCCGTGTCAACCGCGCCACCAACCTCGTCGTGGCAACGCTCTACATCCCCGTCTCGGTGTACAACGCGGAGGGCGAGTCCTGGACCTACTTTTACTTCTACGGCCTCTCCATCGGACTCGAGCTGCTGCTCCTGGCCTTCATCCTGCGCGCCGCATGGACCTGGCCCCGGACCATTCGAGCCACCGCCGGCCGCGACCCCGCCCAGGCCCGGGTGTGA
- a CDS encoding MMPL family transporter, translated as MREAYAATGDYVESVARGLAASGPVITCGALIMMAVFLSFVVNPNPFVKMIGLGLAVAIALDATVVRMILVPATMALLGRANWWLPGWLDR; from the coding sequence ATCCGAGAGGCGTATGCGGCTACCGGCGACTACGTCGAGTCCGTCGCCCGCGGGCTGGCTGCCTCGGGACCCGTCATCACCTGCGGCGCGCTGATCATGATGGCCGTCTTCCTGTCCTTCGTGGTCAACCCGAACCCGTTCGTCAAGATGATCGGGCTCGGGCTGGCGGTCGCGATCGCGCTCGACGCAACCGTGGTGCGGATGATCCTCGTCCCGGCGACGATGGCGCTGCTCGGCCGTGCGAACTGGTGGCTGCCGGGGTGGCTCGACCGCTAG
- a CDS encoding sigma-70 family RNA polymerase sigma factor: protein MTPPSHAELARAVREHAGRLAAALMPLVGDFSTAEDLVADAIEAALTHWPDEGIPDRPDAWLYTVARRRGLDFLRRESRYREKLALVPWPAEPEPDDRLRLIFTCCHPALSRAAQVALTLRVVCGLTTAQIAHAFLIPEATVGQRITRAKRKVSQAGIPYRIPDPDDLGARLTEALAVIYLLGNEGYLSRGSEHTHSRDLLDDAEFLASLLHHLMPTEPEATGLLALIRLHRARTAARFTVDGQIVPLKDQDRSRWDHDAIADAGRVIARAAALKRPGPYQLQAAIVACHSEAKQWDDTDWTQILVLYDMLLYLAPSPVIRLHRAIALRYVTGPAAALSEVDALGRHLDNYYLLHATRAEILRDLGRTCEARDADQRALKLTANPAENLVLRQRLSWM from the coding sequence ATGACCCCACCCAGCCACGCCGAGCTGGCCCGCGCAGTCCGTGAACACGCGGGCCGGCTCGCCGCCGCCCTCATGCCCCTGGTCGGCGACTTCTCCACAGCCGAGGACCTCGTCGCCGACGCCATCGAGGCCGCCCTCACCCACTGGCCAGACGAAGGCATCCCCGACCGGCCCGACGCCTGGCTCTACACCGTCGCCCGCCGCCGCGGCCTCGATTTCCTCCGCCGGGAAAGCCGCTACCGGGAGAAACTCGCCCTCGTACCGTGGCCGGCCGAGCCCGAACCCGACGACCGACTCCGGCTCATCTTCACCTGCTGCCACCCTGCCTTGTCCCGCGCCGCCCAAGTCGCGCTAACCCTGCGCGTGGTCTGCGGACTAACGACCGCGCAGATCGCCCACGCCTTCCTCATCCCGGAGGCCACCGTCGGGCAACGCATCACCCGCGCCAAACGCAAAGTCAGCCAGGCCGGCATCCCGTACCGGATCCCCGACCCCGACGACCTCGGCGCCCGCCTCACCGAGGCCCTCGCCGTCATCTACCTGCTCGGCAATGAGGGCTACCTGTCCAGGGGTAGCGAACACACCCATTCGCGGGATCTTCTCGACGACGCCGAGTTCCTCGCCAGCCTGCTGCACCACCTCATGCCCACCGAACCCGAAGCCACCGGACTACTCGCACTCATCCGGCTGCACCGCGCCCGGACAGCCGCCCGTTTCACCGTCGATGGCCAGATCGTTCCGCTCAAAGACCAGGACCGGTCGCGGTGGGACCACGACGCCATCGCCGACGCCGGCCGGGTGATCGCCCGCGCCGCCGCCCTCAAACGACCCGGCCCCTACCAGCTCCAAGCCGCCATCGTCGCCTGCCACAGCGAAGCAAAACAGTGGGACGACACCGACTGGACACAGATCCTCGTCCTCTACGACATGCTCCTGTACCTGGCCCCATCACCGGTGATCAGGCTGCACCGCGCCATCGCCCTACGCTATGTCACCGGACCGGCCGCAGCACTCTCCGAGGTGGACGCCCTCGGCCGCCACCTGGACAACTATTACCTGCTCCACGCCACCCGCGCCGAAATTCTCCGCGACCTGGGTCGCACCTGCGAAGCCCGCGACGCCGACCAACGCGCCCTGAAATTGACCGCCAACCCGGCCGAAAACCTAGTTCTGCGTCAACGCCTCTCCTGGATGTGA
- a CDS encoding YciI family protein — protein sequence MKYVLMFADTEQFAADLAAMDEPEREHAYARVHQWFAEHHDKIIHHTHLMPPDSATTVRLDQGEPLITDGPFVEGKEVVSGFAEIDVADLDEALRLARSWPACPIVEIRPIAA from the coding sequence ATGAAATACGTGCTGATGTTCGCCGACACCGAACAGTTCGCCGCGGACCTGGCCGCCATGGACGAGCCCGAACGCGAACACGCCTACGCCCGCGTCCACCAATGGTTCGCCGAACACCACGACAAGATCATCCACCACACCCACTTGATGCCGCCGGACAGCGCGACCACCGTGCGCCTCGACCAAGGCGAACCCTTGATCACCGACGGGCCGTTCGTTGAAGGCAAGGAAGTCGTCAGCGGCTTCGCCGAAATCGACGTCGCCGACCTCGACGAAGCACTACGGCTGGCCCGGTCCTGGCCCGCCTGCCCGATCGTGGAGATTCGACCCATCGCGGCATGA
- a CDS encoding VOC family protein has protein sequence MTAAAMPNPIPDTYRRVTPCLVVQGAAKALDFYADVFGATERMRFPGPGGSVAHAEIQIGDAVVIVEDEDPQRGTTAPPVGGLPGTPVFQFIYVEDVDTTVARAVEYGAVLQRAPENQFYGDRDGFIIDPFGHGWVVASHLEDVGPDEMSRRLAAMFGQADATKEPR, from the coding sequence ATGACAGCGGCAGCTATGCCCAACCCGATCCCGGACACCTACCGCCGGGTAACGCCCTGCCTGGTCGTCCAGGGTGCCGCGAAGGCCTTGGACTTCTACGCCGACGTGTTCGGCGCCACCGAGCGGATGCGCTTCCCCGGCCCGGGCGGCAGCGTTGCCCACGCCGAGATCCAGATCGGTGACGCGGTAGTTATCGTCGAGGACGAGGACCCGCAGCGCGGCACCACCGCCCCACCCGTCGGTGGCCTGCCCGGCACGCCAGTGTTCCAGTTCATCTACGTCGAGGACGTGGACACCACCGTGGCGCGGGCCGTCGAGTACGGCGCGGTCTTGCAGCGTGCGCCGGAGAACCAGTTCTACGGTGACCGGGACGGGTTCATCATCGACCCGTTCGGGCACGGCTGGGTGGTCGCCTCCCACCTGGAGGACGTCGGCCCAGACGAGATGAGTCGCCGGCTGGCCGCCATGTTCGGGCAGGCCGACGCCACGAAGGAGCCACGATGA
- a CDS encoding DUF87 domain-containing protein, which produces MSTTTSAPWPTEMWQWVIARPWLGLLAAAVIVGTVFARDQMLAWRHRRFATGARWVTIAAPPEVTEEAAAAFWTTLTGVLTPAAWRGRVFGVPHVGWEYTWTGRALTIRVWVPGAVPAGAVEAAVRAAWPAATLTVADAAAPIPAEVGEQVGGAYWPHRSDGLPLRSDHDADPLRALLAAGAEVRHREHVCVQILARPAPARRVRAARRAAATSTHPHGRPDVAARAVSGAARLAIEPLLWLVDAFTPGASRPHTPSHAAARPAERDPVAAADARSIVDKAVRVPHYEIAVRFAVAADADRTPPDTARVKQVRARLVGLRHSIAAAAATYTGPNRLRRMRMRRPVAALAGRRLRRGFLATVPELAALAALPRDLAVPGLDRARAKAAPAPVQVPAGGRGVKVLGRSQIGGHSVGLRMADARQHVHVVGKTGVGKSTLLLNMIVGDITAGRGTVVIDPRGDLITDVLDRLPASSANKIVIIDPDQENPGCFNPLDDQGDPHLAVDNLVGIFAKIFHGQWGPRMDDTMRVACLTLMRHAKPTLSLVPSLLQDREFRARFTHGLDDPDGLGGFWLWYDGINEQFRGQVIAPVLARLRAFLLRDFVKSVIGNAHSSFDMGAVLDGGVLLCRLPKGILGEETSRILGSLIVARVWQAAIARATTGEQQRRDACLYIDECQNFLTLPGSIGDMLAEARGFRLGLVLAHQDLAQLPTDVAAAVSANARSKLFFTVDPADARELSRHTKPELDEHDLAHLDVYTAAARLLVGNRELPAFTFVTHPPAPVRGEATAIRQACAAAGSHSGGEPPMQRLARTAMKRRMTER; this is translated from the coding sequence ATGAGCACGACGACCAGCGCGCCATGGCCCACCGAGATGTGGCAGTGGGTCATCGCCCGGCCGTGGCTGGGCTTGCTCGCCGCCGCCGTCATCGTCGGCACGGTGTTCGCCCGGGATCAGATGCTCGCCTGGCGGCACCGGCGGTTCGCGACCGGCGCGCGGTGGGTGACCATCGCCGCACCACCTGAGGTCACCGAGGAAGCCGCCGCCGCGTTCTGGACCACCCTCACCGGTGTGCTGACGCCGGCGGCCTGGCGGGGGCGCGTGTTCGGCGTCCCGCACGTCGGCTGGGAGTACACCTGGACCGGCCGGGCCCTGACGATCAGGGTGTGGGTGCCTGGCGCGGTGCCGGCGGGCGCGGTCGAGGCCGCCGTCCGCGCGGCCTGGCCGGCCGCCACCCTGACCGTCGCCGACGCCGCCGCGCCGATCCCGGCCGAGGTGGGCGAGCAGGTGGGTGGGGCGTACTGGCCGCACCGGTCGGACGGGCTGCCGCTGCGCAGCGACCACGACGCCGACCCGCTGCGGGCGCTGCTCGCCGCCGGCGCGGAGGTCCGGCACCGCGAACACGTGTGCGTGCAGATCCTCGCCCGCCCCGCACCCGCGCGCCGCGTCCGCGCGGCCCGCCGGGCGGCGGCCACGAGTACCCACCCTCACGGGCGGCCGGACGTGGCAGCCCGTGCGGTGTCGGGCGCGGCGCGGCTGGCCATCGAGCCCCTGCTGTGGCTTGTGGACGCATTCACGCCCGGCGCGTCCCGGCCACACACCCCGTCGCACGCCGCGGCGCGGCCGGCCGAGCGGGACCCCGTGGCCGCCGCCGACGCCCGCAGCATCGTCGACAAGGCCGTGCGGGTGCCGCATTACGAGATCGCGGTGCGGTTCGCCGTGGCAGCCGACGCGGACCGGACGCCACCGGACACGGCACGGGTCAAGCAGGTCCGCGCCCGCCTGGTCGGGCTGAGGCACAGCATCGCCGCGGCCGCCGCGACTTACACCGGCCCGAACCGGCTGCGCCGCATGCGGATGCGCCGGCCGGTCGCCGCCCTCGCGGGGCGCAGGCTGCGGCGCGGGTTCCTGGCCACCGTGCCGGAACTCGCGGCCCTCGCCGCGCTGCCGCGCGACCTCGCGGTGCCGGGCCTGGACCGGGCGCGGGCCAAGGCCGCGCCGGCGCCGGTGCAGGTACCGGCCGGCGGCCGAGGGGTGAAGGTGCTGGGCCGCTCGCAGATCGGCGGCCACAGTGTCGGCCTGCGAATGGCCGACGCCCGCCAGCACGTGCACGTGGTCGGTAAGACCGGCGTCGGGAAGAGCACGCTGCTGCTGAACATGATCGTCGGCGACATCACAGCCGGCCGCGGGACGGTGGTCATCGACCCGCGTGGGGACCTGATCACCGACGTCCTCGACCGGCTTCCCGCCTCGTCCGCGAACAAGATCGTGATCATTGACCCGGACCAGGAGAACCCGGGCTGCTTCAACCCCCTCGACGACCAGGGTGACCCGCACCTGGCGGTGGACAACCTGGTGGGGATCTTCGCGAAGATCTTCCACGGTCAGTGGGGACCGCGCATGGACGACACCATGCGGGTGGCCTGCCTGACGCTGATGCGGCACGCGAAACCGACGCTGAGTCTGGTGCCGTCGCTGTTGCAGGACCGGGAGTTCCGGGCCAGGTTCACCCACGGCCTGGACGACCCGGACGGCCTCGGCGGGTTCTGGCTCTGGTACGACGGCATCAACGAGCAGTTCCGGGGCCAGGTCATCGCCCCCGTCCTCGCCCGGCTGCGGGCGTTCCTGCTGCGCGACTTCGTCAAGAGCGTGATCGGCAACGCTCACTCGTCGTTCGACATGGGCGCGGTCCTCGACGGCGGGGTGCTGTTGTGCCGGCTGCCCAAGGGCATCCTCGGGGAGGAGACCAGCCGCATCCTCGGGTCGCTGATCGTCGCCCGGGTGTGGCAGGCCGCCATCGCCCGCGCCACCACCGGCGAACAGCAGCGCAGAGACGCCTGCCTGTACATCGACGAGTGCCAGAACTTCCTGACCCTGCCCGGCAGCATCGGCGACATGCTCGCCGAAGCACGCGGGTTCCGGCTCGGGCTGGTGTTGGCACATCAGGACCTCGCCCAGCTGCCCACCGACGTCGCCGCGGCGGTGTCGGCCAACGCACGGTCGAAGCTGTTCTTCACCGTCGACCCCGCCGACGCGCGGGAGCTGTCCCGGCACACGAAACCCGAGCTGGACGAGCACGACCTGGCTCACCTCGACGTCTACACCGCCGCCGCCCGGCTGCTGGTCGGCAACCGGGAGCTGCCCGCGTTCACGTTCGTCACGCACCCGCCGGCGCCGGTGCGGGGCGAGGCGACCGCGATCCGGCAGGCCTGCGCCGCCGCCGGCAGCCACAGCGGCGGGGAGCCGCCGATGCAGCGGCTCGCTCGTACCGCGATGAAGCGGCGCATGACTGAACGCTGA
- a CDS encoding replication-relaxation family protein: protein MPTQPSASLLAIYPHITTRDRLLLQLLDDHQVLTTDQIHRMLFHARRTCQIRLGELAALGLLDRFRFARAGGGSQPWHWTLGHHGRRFQAAAHQRPEPTAWTSRQTVHRLSANPRLRHLLTVNEFFVRLSAHARHHTGARLERWWSESMTTKQFRTITADGHGVWTVGDTTVGFFLEADTGSEPLSRVVAKLDRYADLVRRGGPRYPVLFWLGSGQREDHLHRQLVARPDVPVATATHTSDPADAVWLPTGVTGRVRLAALPSDHGQPVADNPNYDEGILIL from the coding sequence GTGCCGACACAGCCTTCTGCCAGCCTGCTGGCCATCTATCCCCACATCACCACCCGCGACCGTCTGCTGCTCCAACTGCTCGACGACCATCAGGTCCTCACCACCGACCAGATCCACCGCATGCTGTTCCACGCCCGCCGCACCTGCCAGATCCGGCTGGGCGAACTCGCCGCGCTGGGCCTGCTGGACCGGTTCCGGTTCGCCCGCGCCGGAGGCGGCAGCCAGCCCTGGCACTGGACCCTCGGCCACCACGGACGCCGGTTCCAGGCCGCCGCCCACCAGCGGCCGGAGCCCACCGCCTGGACCAGCCGGCAAACCGTGCACCGACTGTCGGCCAACCCGCGTCTGAGGCACCTGCTCACCGTCAACGAGTTCTTCGTCAGGCTCAGCGCACACGCCCGCCACCACACTGGGGCGCGGTTGGAGCGGTGGTGGTCCGAGTCGATGACCACCAAGCAGTTCCGCACCATCACCGCCGACGGACACGGCGTATGGACCGTCGGCGACACCACGGTGGGGTTCTTCCTGGAAGCCGACACCGGCAGCGAACCCCTGAGCCGGGTGGTCGCCAAACTCGACCGATACGCGGACCTGGTCCGCCGCGGCGGCCCCCGCTACCCGGTGCTGTTCTGGCTCGGCAGCGGGCAACGAGAAGACCACCTGCACCGGCAACTGGTCGCCCGCCCCGACGTCCCGGTCGCGACCGCCACCCACACCAGCGACCCCGCCGACGCCGTCTGGCTCCCCACCGGCGTCACCGGCCGGGTCCGGCTCGCCGCACTGCCCAGCGACCACGGCCAGCCCGTCGCGGACAACCCGAACTACGACGAGGGCATCCTCATCCTCTGA
- a CDS encoding MarR family winged helix-turn-helix transcriptional regulator yields MENLSLTPATQAVLDALTELGHGTVHELADKSGKARSTTDKAIRTLADAGLIAPTERDRDAAEDTPSRWALATPAEPTNTLPADSAGVAKTAQVAAPGPGSAADEPDAGDTATDEQPGQAVDAGSHATAVNATDHDDDTDDAEHDSDVDDVDSSNDARTVAAVQSARPGDRKVMAIKGVLADHGDDGATLDTIVAESGIAHPTATRLLTAMEQADAARRQPGQRWIAGPTKASDVDPNPRPPRCPLCYQAIRGSTSAPSAAAAVRPLIQPDGTLHILGPDGATHAVTLPTRTPPPAPGITGRAGRSDGTVNGDGSQPFARGELERLTLEVLATDPGRAMTPQDIATDIGGRLGRSVSSGAVRNNCTKAAAAGRIRLVSDAPLTFTSPAQPDNGTAAEAATGSTTGQP; encoded by the coding sequence ATGGAAAACCTGTCCCTGACGCCGGCCACGCAGGCCGTCCTCGACGCCCTGACCGAACTCGGTCACGGCACCGTCCACGAGCTGGCCGACAAGTCCGGCAAGGCACGGTCGACCACCGACAAGGCGATCAGGACCCTGGCCGACGCCGGTCTGATCGCCCCGACCGAGCGCGACCGCGACGCGGCCGAAGACACGCCCAGCCGATGGGCCCTGGCAACTCCGGCGGAGCCCACCAACACGCTGCCGGCCGACAGCGCCGGTGTGGCGAAGACCGCGCAGGTCGCTGCCCCGGGCCCCGGCAGCGCGGCCGACGAGCCGGACGCCGGCGACACCGCAACCGACGAGCAGCCCGGCCAGGCGGTCGACGCCGGCAGCCACGCCACCGCCGTGAACGCGACAGACCACGACGACGACACCGACGACGCGGAACACGACTCGGACGTCGACGATGTGGACAGCAGCAACGACGCACGCACCGTCGCCGCCGTGCAGTCAGCGCGCCCCGGAGACCGCAAGGTCATGGCCATCAAAGGCGTCCTGGCCGACCACGGCGACGACGGCGCCACCCTCGACACGATCGTCGCCGAGAGCGGCATCGCACACCCCACCGCCACCCGACTGCTCACCGCCATGGAGCAGGCCGACGCCGCCCGCCGCCAACCCGGCCAACGGTGGATCGCCGGCCCCACCAAGGCCAGCGACGTCGACCCGAACCCGCGCCCGCCCCGCTGCCCCCTGTGCTACCAGGCCATCCGCGGTTCGACGAGCGCGCCGAGCGCCGCGGCGGCCGTGCGGCCCCTCATCCAGCCGGACGGCACGCTACACATCCTCGGCCCGGACGGCGCGACGCACGCCGTCACCCTGCCCACGCGCACTCCCCCACCTGCGCCAGGCATCACCGGACGCGCAGGCCGCAGCGACGGGACCGTCAACGGCGACGGGAGTCAGCCATTCGCCCGGGGCGAGCTGGAGCGGCTCACCCTCGAGGTCCTGGCCACCGACCCGGGCCGGGCGATGACCCCGCAGGACATCGCCACCGACATCGGCGGGCGACTCGGCCGCTCGGTCAGCTCCGGCGCGGTGCGCAACAACTGCACCAAGGCCGCCGCCGCCGGCCGCATCCGCCTGGTCTCCGACGCGCCGCTGACCTTCACCAGCCCTGCGCAGCCCGACAACGGCACCGCCGCCGAAGCCGCGACGGGCAGCACCACCGGCCAGCCCTGA